The genomic DNA AGGTGGCCGAGCTTGAGCTTGTTGGTGTGCAGGTCGCACCATCGCGGTGCGAGGCTGTCGACCTCCATCGTCATGACGCGCTCTTCCGTGACGTCCCTGGTCAGCGGCACGCTGAAGAGCTGCTGTGTGACGGCGTGTCGGTCCTTCAGGCCCGCGTAGCCGATGTCGCGTCGGTCGATGTCGAGTTCGGTCGCGATGCGTCGGACAGCCTCCATGGTGGTCAGGCCGACCTTCTGGCACTCGAAGACGATGAACTCGCCCTCGCCGGCCGGGTCGTAGAGGGGCAGTTCCTGGACGAAGAAGTCCTCGGGTTTCTCCCGCATGACGCCGCCGACACCGGGCAGATCGTCGGTGAGATACGGCAGGTCGCGGGGCATTCGGCTGAGGGTAGCGGAGAAGGGAAACGCAAAGACGCAAAGGGGGCAAAGAGCCGCAAAGGCAGAGCGTGGAAGAAACGACATCACCTTTCAGATCTCTTTGCGGTCCTTTGCCACTTTGCGTCTTTGCGTTTCTCGGAACGGTCGGCTACTCA from Planctomycetota bacterium includes the following:
- the truD gene encoding tRNA pseudouridine(13) synthase TruD; this translates as MPRDLPYLTDDLPGVGGVMREKPEDFFVQELPLYDPAGEGEFIVFECQKVGLTTMEAVRRIATELDIDRRDIGYAGLKDRHAVTQQLFSVPLTRDVTEERVMTMEVDSLAPRWCDLHTNKLKLGHL